From Malassezia restricta chromosome VIII, complete sequence, the proteins below share one genomic window:
- a CDS encoding regulator of chromosome condensation: MPPKAAVRKNATQRKRAVDEEDAPRVKRVRTSTLNRPPAPIRALHAADLSSHTAGTASMQAVYATRTETEASSGSVVPRKLFVWGTGEAGQLSLGGPDDDNINKLTKPKPFGNKDISVQTDAGQLGTGGAEMIVAGGMHTLLIDAHGRILSCGSDDHGTLGRKYREGSNESEDDVYYVLRPVDGISPTGKDAAPGDDGKVHRFRATRAAASDGCSLALDAEGRLVAWGHFKDGEGKVCFADTDADGAPREQWSPLPIPALEDVRFAQLACGENHVLALTLDGRVYSWGLNSMSQLGRFASPYHVRARFTKRDPPASMLLTPELIPELRNIVHVACGMNSSFAVDAEGRVFAWGLNTRGQTGTGLKKEKVTRPTRVKALDPTRLDGARVVQVDGGEFHTAFLLSNGHVWMCGDSDEGKLGLPHEVLASQGEEGPVLMRTPVHVPIQSDSPEPASIVGIAAGMRFTFALAASGVLYSWGTTSDEAMGQPAESWGDDQSKTTPTPVPMPGEPGAWTIASVATAGQHSLALAVRAP, encoded by the coding sequence ATGCCGCCCAAAGCTGCTGTCCGCAAGAATGCGACGCAACGCAAGCGCGCTGTAgatgaagaggatgcaCCGCGTGTCAAGCGTGTGCGAACATCGACTCTGAATAGGCCGCCAGCTCCCATTCGGGCCTTGCATGCTGCGGACCTGTCATCTCACACGGCTGGCACAGCGTCGATGCAGGCTGTCTATGCGACGCGCACCGAGACGGAGGcgtccagcggcagcgtcgtgccACGAAAGCTATTCGTGTGGGGCACAGGCGAAGCTGGTCAATTGTCCCTCGGTGGCCCCGACGATGATAATATCAACAAGCTCACCAAGCCCAAGCCCTTTGGCAACAAAGACATATCCGTGCAAACGGATGCCGGCCAATTGGGCACGGGCGGTGCAGAGATGATCGTCGCAGGTGGTATGCATACGCTGCTGATCGACGCTCACGGTCGCATCCTGTCATGTGGCAGCGATGATCACGGCACGTTAGGGCGCAAGTACCGCGAAGGATCCAACGAGTCGGAAGATGACGTGTACTATGTGCTGCGGCCGGTCGACGGCATTTCGCCCACGGGCAAGGATGCGGCCCCTGGTGATGACGGTAAAGTGCATCGCTTCCGAGCGAcgcgtgctgctgcatcggACGGCTGCAGTCTGGCTCTGGACGCGGAGGGCCGTCTCGTCGCTTGGGGCCACTTCAAGGACGGCGAAGGCAAAGTGTGCTTCGCCGATACGGACGCTGATGGTGCACCTCGCGAGCAGTGGTCACCCCTGCCCATTCCTGCGCTAGAAGACGTACGGTTCGCGCAGTTGGCCTGCGGCGAAAACCATGTGCTCGCTCTCACGCTCGATGGTCGCGTATACTCCTGGGGCCTGAACAGCATGTCTCAGCTCGGCCGCTTCGCGAGTCCTTACCACGTCCGTGCCCGCTTCACGAAGCGTGACCCACCAGCGAGTATGCTGCTCACGCCAGAACTGATTCCCGAGCTGCGGAATATCGTGCATGTGGCGTGCGGCATGAACTCGAGCTTTGCGGTGGATGCAGAAGGACGCGTCTTTGCTTGGGGTCTGAACACCCGCGGCCAGACAGGCACGGGCCTCAAGAAGGAAAAGGTGACGCGCCCCACGCGTGTGAAGGCCTTGGACCCAACGCGCCTGGAcggtgcgcgcgtcgtccagGTAGATGGAGGCGAGTTCCACACGGCATTCCTTTTGTCCAACGGTCATGTATGGATGTGTGgcgacagcgacgaggGCAAGCTGGGTCTGCCTCACGAGGTACTGGCATCCCAGGGCGAGGAAGGCCCTGTCCTCATGCGCACGCccgtgcatgtgccgatACAATCAGATTCACCCGAGCCTGCTTCGATCGTCGGCATTGCGGCTGGCATGCGCTTCACCTTTGCCTTGGCTGCGAGTGGTGTGCTCTACTCGTGGGGAACGACATCGGACGAGGCGATGGGCCAACCTGCCGAATCGTGGGGTGACGACCAAAGCAAGACGACGCCCACTCCTGTTCCCATGCCTGGTGAACCCGGTGCTTGGACCATTGCCAGTGTGGCCACAGCCGGTCAGCACTCGTTGGCCTTGGCCGTCCGTGCACCCTAG
- a CDS encoding peptidyl-prolyl cis-trans isomerase, which produces MSAPVEFFTLRLLPGEIYHLDTIRDLQITNVSYSEPENLKGKKRSVLRVHYAGNPIDLEDDEDVEIEDDDEDEREDDEDEEDDDEDEDDDDEEEEDDDDEDDIVDMEPRVPIFTDDDSYVVCSLIPEKVEQVTLNLQISEEEEVGLSVSGDEPVDIIGNYLLPTSLNDLDPELLGELEDEDDEEAPRDRKLIEGPRDDDDEEDDDEEDDDEEDDDEEDDDEEDDDEEEDEDEDDEDEDGDIVIEDDDEDDDDEDDDEVLVEEDDDNDDDEEDIVIVPSKKRSVSDLDEDEPKLSRSQRKRLNKKLKAEASGQKQDKTKLPSGLIVEDKKAGSGPAAKPGNRVSMRYVGKLQNGSTFDSNTKGRPFSFRLGKGEVIKGWDEGVKGMQVGGERRLTCPPHLAYGKAKLPGLPPNSTLIFDVKLLEIK; this is translated from the exons ATGTCGGCCCCTGTGGAATTCTTTACGCTGCGTTTGCTCCCCGGTGAAATCTACCACCTGGACACGATTCGCGATCTGCAGATCACGAACGTGAGCTACTCGGAGCCAGAAAACCTCAAGGGCAAGAAGCGCTCGGTGCTTCGCGTGCACTACGCCGGCAACCCTATCGACCTCGAGGATGATGAGGACGTTGAGATtgaagacgacgatgaggacgagcgcgaggatgacgaagatgaggaggacgacgatgaggatgaagacgacgacgacgaagaagaagaggatgacgacgatgaagacgacATTGTCGACATGGAGCCTCGCGTTCCCATTTtcacggacgacgactcGTACGTCGTGTGCTCTCTCATTCCCGAAAAGGTGGAGCAAGTGACGCTGAATCTCCAGATCAGTGAAGAGGAGGAAGTCGGTCTGTCGGTCTCGGGTGACGAGCCAGTGGACATTATCGGCAACTACCTGCTCCCGACGTCGCTGAACGACCTTGACCCCGAGCTGCTTGGCGAGctggaggacgaggacgacgaggaggcgcctcgcgacCGCAAGCTGATTGAGGGTCCTCgtgacgatgacgacgaggaggacgatgatgaggaggacgatgatgaggaggacgatgacgaagaagacgatgacgaggaggacgatgatgaggaggaggacgaagacgaagacgacgaggatgaaGATGGTGACATTGTGAttgaggacgacgacgaggacgatgatgacgaggacgatgacgaggtGCTTGtcgaggaggacgatgacaatgacgacgacgaagaggacATTGTCATTGTGCCTTCGAAGAAGCGCTCCGTGTCGGACTTGGACGAGGACGAACCCAAGCTGAGCCGCAGCCAGCGCAAGCGCCTGAACAAGAAGCTCAAAGCTGAGGCGTCGGGACAGAAGCAGGACAAG ACCAAGCTTCCATCGGGTCTGATCGTGGAGGATAAGAAAGCAGGTTCGGGCCCTGCAGCTAAGCCGGGTAACCGTGTGAGCATGCGTTATGTCGGCAAGCTGCAGAATGGCTCTACATTTGACTCAAACACGAAGGGCAGGCCCTTTTCTTTCCGTCTCGGCAAGGGCGAAGTGATCAAAG GTTGGGACGAAGGCGTCAAAGGCATGCAGGTCGGCGGCGAGCGTCGCCTCACCTGCCCTCCTCATCTGGCGTACGGCAAGGCCAAACTCCCCGGTCTGCCGCCAAACTCGACGCTCATCTTTGATGTCAAGCTCCTCGAGATCAAGTAA
- a CDS encoding histone H1/5: MAPTKAKSAVAKAPAKKSTSTRKPSSMTYEDMIIEAIISYGEEGRAGLGRPTLKKVILAKHPDTGKLPLSSFSTHLNSAIVRGKDKGVFLLPKGVSGKVKLAAKAKHAAGTSAAPKKITAAKKAAPASSSTKKAKSSTSRAASAKKTAIKKAPAKTTTKKTPAKKASAKTTTAKKTPAKKAPAKKAPAKKAATTKKTTTKSSASKK, translated from the coding sequence ATGGCACCTACCAAAGCCAAATCCGCCGTGGCCAAGGCCCCGGCCAAGAAGTCGACCAGCACCAGGAAGCCATCCAGCATGACGTATGAGGACATGATCATCGAGGCTATCATCTCGTACGGAGAAGAGGGTCGCGCAGGTCTCGGCCGCCCAACGCTCAAAAAAGTAATCCTGGCCAAGCATCCTGACACAGGCAAGCTTCCGCTGTCGTCGTTCAGCACACACTTGAATAGTGCCATTGTGCGCGGCAAAGACAAGGGCGTGTTTCTCCTTCCTAAGGGCGTGAGCGGAAAGGTCAAGCTGGCTGCCAAGGCCAAGCACGCAGCGGGCACGTCGGCAGCGCCAAAGAAGATCACTGCCGCTAAGAAGGCCGCTCccgcgagcagctccacGAAAAAAGCCAAGTCGTCGACAAGTAGGGCTGCCTCGGCCAAGAAGACCGCCATCAAGAAGGCACCAGCCAAGACGACGACCAAGAAGACACCAGCTAAGAAAGCATCAGCCAAGACAACCACCGCCAAGAAGACACCAGCGAAGAAGGCCCCAGCGAAAAAGGCCCCAGCGAAAAAGGCTGCCACTACGAAGAAGACCACGACCAAGTCTTCTGCCTCAAAGAAATAA